The Phaeodactylum tricornutum CCAP 1055/1 chromosome 8, whole genome shotgun sequence DNA segment GTTATGCTCTAATGGAGTAGCAAAGCGTTTCCCTTAGTGTATGTCCCTGTGGCTATTTTCCAGTTACTAGTGTATGAGGTACAGTTAGCAAGAGTACAGGAGAGAGACTCGCTTGTCGCAGTGCGTAGAGATAGATAGATACAATCTCCAGCTTTGGTTTTGTTGTCTGCTGCCGATTGTATTTGAATTTTTTGCTCGCCATGCACAGTCACGGTCAATCGTGTTTTCAACATTCAAAGTGTTCAAAGGAAAGCAAATCAAGTTGTAAGTAAATTCCACATTCTATCCATGAGTCGGGCTACGGAATTTTGGATTTACAAAAGGCAGGCGTGAAACTGACACAACTCAACGGACGAGTTCGCCTAACTTGTCCAGCGTCCGTGTCGCAACTGTAAGTACCTTCACGATTCGGCCGAACCAAGAAAGCAGGCATCCCTCCCTGTCTAGCTTCCCAAGCACTCATGCGTATtccctaacagtaaaaaccGGAACGAGTAAGCTTCCGAGAGAAAACGAGTATCGTGTCTCCTCCTACTACTAGAGTTTGATAGGAACCGTGCGTGCAGACACTGCGGTTGGGTGCGTTCCTTCCCTTTCCGCGTGCATTCGCCGTTTTTGGGGGGGAAAGGACCTTGGGCTAGCGTTCCGTTCGAGCACAAAATCAAACAAGACTGCTCGGCTCCCCACACTGGCATCCACAGTCGACTGCCGAGAAGCAATCTACACTTACTGTTTTTGTTACTTTGCTCGACACGCCCTTTTTGCGAACGGTTGACTGGGTTGTTGGACGCTGCGCTGACACTACCCACATACGTACAAGCGCACACAGCAAAAGGCTCGTTCCAGTCCTCGAGGATTTCATTCATTCACTTCAGACAATCCGTCGCTGTCTAAGCACCGAGCATGGGATTTACCTTTGTGAAAAAGACTACGGAGGGTGGGGGTGTACACGGGGGTACCCCGGGTGCCAACGAAAACGGAACACCGGCACCGGTGGGCGTCCCTCTGGACCAGACCCGACGCCGGAGTTTTCTCGGAGGTCGCAAAGGCAGCAGTACCACGAAAGGTTCCTCGCGTTGGCCGCCCTCCACGCCGTTGACACTGCCCGCCGACACACCGTCCTCCGCGAATCAATACCAAGATCCTAGCCTGCTAGCCACACTCAACGTACACGATGACGGGAATGAACTAGGCAATTTGGAAATACTGACTCCCGAAGCGGCCACTTACGTTGAAAGAATCAAGCGGCAATTGTTTGACAAGAAATCACCGGATGCTTCGACTCCGTACCAGTCACCTCGGGAACCAACGCAATCGCAGCCTCAACAGGAACTCCAACAACACTCTCTCAAGGAATCCTATCCCCGATCAATCACTGGAGCGGACGTGGCATACACTGCCAAGCTATCGGCCTCGCGGTACTCCGTGCCAATGGATCGGGACGAGGCCGATGACGACTATCTCGGAAGTCGtcccgtcgtcgacgacgacaaaatgAGTGCGGTGGATAGACTCTTTGATGCACCGATGCCGGGTACGAGGAGACATCCATCGCCAGAAGGTCCCGTCGACGAATCATTGCATCTGCCGTCACAGATGGATGCCGAATATGCGGACGATGCCAGTGCCAACTTTCGGGACTATGCGATCCACGAGTCCCCGATTCGCAAGGTaaacgaaacgaacgaaagcaTCGAAACAATCCAGAGCGTTCCCTTTGGGGAATCCCCGCACAAATCCGCTTCGCAAAAGATTCTGGCAGCCTTGCATTGCTCCCAAGACACCACCGCGTCCGACAATCCGTGCGTCGCATACACGTTAAAAAATACGACGGAGCGGCCCAAGCGAATTATGGACCTCTTTTACGACCGGTTCTTCACGAATGCCGATCTGCGGCAGACGCCCCAACGGATCATGTTTGACGAAACTTTTACCCTCCAGTTTCTAGGTACCATGATGGGCAACGGTGTCTCGCTCATGTACTTGCAAGCGCCCCAAACGCTGGGTAACGACACCGACGATTGGAAGGGCAAGAGCATCCACTTGACTTTGGCGGCGGGCACCAACGGAGGCGATAGCTTGTCAATTCAGCCCAAGCTCGTATGGACCATACCAGCGGGCGGGAAATTGACCGAAAGCATCGTCCACGATGTACCTATTTTGCAAATCCACTCCATTCGTACGTCCGCTTCGGGTTCGACGCAAGCCGACGCAATCGAGGAGGACCGTAACGATGAAATCGAGAATGACGAGTACGAGGAATCCGACTCGAATTTGTGCTTTATTACCATGACGACAAAATCTGGAGAAGTGCACGTATTTGAAGCAAATTCCCTGGATCAGCGGGACGAGATTGTTACGGGATTGAAAAACGTGATTGCTCGGTTAACCTTTCATTTGGTAGCGGGTGACGCGGCGGCCTCGAATGAGCTGTACCGGGAAGTGCGACTGTCGGAGGAATTGGGCGACCTTCCGTCGCTGGAGAACCCGAACCAAAACATGAACCGCATCACACACTTCTTGCTTGATAT contains these protein-coding regions:
- a CDS encoding predicted protein; its protein translation is MGFTFVKKTTEGGGVHGGTPGANENGTPAPVGVPLDQTRRRSFLGGRKGSSTTKGSSRWPPSTPLTLPADTPSSANQYQDPSLLATLNVHDDGNELGNLEILTPEAATYVERIKRQLFDKKSPDASTPYQSPREPTQSQPQQELQQHSLKESYPRSITGADVAYTAKLSASRYSVPMDRDEADDDYLGSRPVVDDDKMSAVDRLFDAPMPGTRRHPSPEGPVDESLHLPSQMDAEYADDASANFRDYAIHESPIRKVNETNESIETIQSVPFGESPHKSASQKILAALHCSQDTTASDNPCVAYTLKNTTERPKRIMDLFYDRFFTNADLRQTPQRIMFDETFTLQFLGTMMGNGVSLMYLQAPQTLGNDTDDWKGKSIHLTLAAGTNGGDSLSIQPKLVWTIPAGGKLTESIVHDVPILQIHSIRTSASGSTQADAIEEDRNDEIENDEYEESDSNLCFITMTTKSGEVHVFEANSLDQRDEIVTGLKNVIARLTFHLVAGDAAASNELYREVRLSEELGDLPSLENPNQNMNRITHFLLDIA